From a single Pseudodesulfovibrio sp. JC047 genomic region:
- a CDS encoding LysE family translocator gives MFGTHDLVLFILSGLLLNITPGQDVFYIVSRGASLGWKGGALAALGVGSGCFVHVFAAALGLSAILATSATAFMIVKYAGAAYLVWIGVTMWCAGKKDAPSVSHQSLSKRKVFAQGFWTNALNPKVALFFLAFLPQFVSANAQSKPLAFLFLGILFTLNGTLVNFGWAWTAAKASNALGNGGKYQHWIKRAAGTLFIGFGLRLALTDSAS, from the coding sequence ATGTTCGGCACCCATGATCTCGTATTGTTCATACTTTCTGGGCTGCTTTTGAATATCACTCCCGGACAGGATGTTTTTTATATTGTGAGCAGGGGAGCCTCCCTCGGTTGGAAAGGCGGTGCCCTGGCTGCGCTCGGGGTCGGCTCCGGCTGTTTCGTTCACGTTTTCGCCGCAGCCCTTGGGCTCTCCGCCATTCTCGCGACATCCGCCACCGCCTTCATGATCGTCAAGTATGCTGGTGCCGCCTATCTCGTCTGGATCGGTGTCACCATGTGGTGTGCCGGGAAAAAAGATGCGCCCTCCGTATCCCATCAATCCCTTTCCAAGCGAAAGGTTTTTGCCCAAGGTTTTTGGACCAACGCCCTTAATCCCAAAGTCGCCCTTTTCTTTCTCGCCTTTCTCCCCCAATTCGTGTCCGCCAACGCCCAATCAAAGCCCCTGGCCTTTCTCTTTCTCGGTATTTTGTTCACCCTGAATGGCACACTCGTCAATTTCGGCTGGGCATGGACTGCCGCCAAGGCTTCAAATGCCTTGGGCAACGGTGGCAAATACCAGCACTGGATCAAACGTGCCGCCGGTACCCTCTTTATCGGATTCGGTCTCCGCCTCGCCCTCACTGACTCAGCCTCATAG
- a CDS encoding PACE efflux transporter produces the protein MRTQADRLRHTIMFEVIGLLTCTPLASWILDRELLKVGTMSMIISLTAMGCNYIFNLAFDHLLVKLGRKVNDRPPWLRAVHAVSFEASLLVLTVPFVAWWLELSLWAAFVTDIGFALFFLVYAYLYNWAYDAIFPMPSDQPQPTGH, from the coding sequence ATGCGTACTCAAGCAGATAGGCTCCGCCACACAATTATGTTTGAAGTCATCGGACTTCTCACCTGTACCCCGCTTGCTTCCTGGATTCTTGATCGGGAATTGCTCAAAGTGGGGACCATGTCCATGATCATTTCCCTGACAGCCATGGGCTGCAATTACATATTTAATCTCGCTTTCGACCATCTGCTCGTGAAGTTGGGGCGAAAGGTCAATGACCGGCCGCCGTGGCTCAGAGCCGTTCATGCCGTGAGTTTCGAGGCCAGCCTGCTGGTTCTTACTGTTCCCTTTGTCGCATGGTGGTTGGAGCTTTCTCTCTGGGCCGCCTTTGTCACGGATATTGGCTTCGCCCTGTTCTTTCTGGTCTATGCCTATCTCTACAATTGGGCGTATGATGCCATATTCCCCATGCCCTCGGATCAACCACAACCGACCGGCCACTAA
- a CDS encoding transporter substrate-binding domain-containing protein has translation MTEVYTTGPAWETFTHEDGTGLYHEVLDAVFALYGITVKHEYVPTNRGDELVLSGQADMMICDDRATSSNLHLSRYPLYVNDYHVFYNKETVGQWQGVDTLRNREVVCQLGYYHEWDFSVPVHIRDMSSGIKCLQMILMGRSDFYVDDRLFIEHSIEVSGLPFNRDEYDCQVVGTRSYHPVLGNTQRADQVMRLFDEGIMALHKAGKLAAIYEKWGHQYPDFDRF, from the coding sequence GTGACGGAAGTCTATACCACTGGTCCGGCATGGGAGACCTTTACGCATGAGGACGGGACTGGGTTGTATCATGAGGTGCTTGACGCGGTGTTCGCCCTGTATGGAATCACGGTGAAGCATGAATATGTTCCAACCAATCGGGGGGATGAGTTAGTGCTCTCGGGTCAAGCGGATATGATGATTTGTGATGACAGGGCCACGAGTTCCAATTTGCATTTATCCCGGTATCCTTTGTACGTGAACGACTACCATGTCTTTTATAACAAGGAGACGGTTGGCCAGTGGCAGGGGGTGGACACGCTCAGGAACAGGGAAGTTGTCTGTCAGCTTGGCTATTACCATGAATGGGATTTTTCCGTGCCGGTCCACATCAGGGACATGTCGTCCGGTATCAAATGTTTGCAAATGATCCTGATGGGGCGGTCAGATTTCTACGTGGATGACCGGCTTTTCATCGAACATTCCATTGAAGTCTCCGGCCTTCCATTCAATCGTGACGAGTATGATTGTCAGGTCGTGGGGACCAGATCTTATCATCCAGTTCTGGGCAACACGCAGCGGGCTGACCAGGTCATGCGTTTGTTTGACGAAGGAATCATGGCCCTGCACAAGGCCGGGAAATTGGCCGCTATCTATGAAAAGTGGGGACATCAATACCCGGACTTTGACCGCTTTTAA
- a CDS encoding NifB/NifX family molybdenum-iron cluster-binding protein: MKKIAVTSEGPTLDDKVDPRFGRAGGFVVVDLDTMNAEYLDNGSSQAMAQGAGIQAAENVANAGAEVLLTGFVGPKAFTALQAAGVKIGQDVAGMTVREAIEKFKKGEVPMADNANAQAGGNK, translated from the coding sequence ATGAAAAAAATTGCAGTAACCAGTGAAGGACCGACCCTCGACGACAAAGTAGATCCCCGTTTTGGCAGAGCCGGTGGCTTTGTCGTCGTCGATCTCGACACCATGAACGCCGAATACCTGGACAACGGGTCTTCTCAGGCCATGGCTCAGGGTGCCGGAATCCAGGCTGCTGAAAACGTGGCAAACGCTGGTGCCGAAGTGCTCCTGACCGGATTTGTCGGTCCCAAGGCCTTCACCGCCTTGCAGGCCGCCGGTGTCAAAATCGGCCAGGATGTGGCCGGAATGACCGTGCGTGAAGCAATTGAAAAATTCAAGAAAGGCGAAGTGCCAATGGCCGACAACGCCAACGCACAAGCAGGGGGCAACAAGTGA